The Thermocladium sp. ECH_B genomic sequence CCGCCGGCTCCCAGAACCATGGCAACGCCGCACTTAATGCCTCGATTAAGCATTAAATCAATTAATGCCTCCGCGTCGGTGTTGTGGCCAATTGCCTCCGCATCCCTAATGAGGACCGTGTTAACGGCGCCAATTAACGCGGCGGGTCCCTTCAATGCATCTAGGTACCTAACTATGGCCACCTTATGCGGAATAGTGACGTTGAATCCATTAAACGCGTCGCGAGCGACCTCAACTACATGCATCAACCTCTTGGGGCTAATGTCGAGGGGCACATAGGCAGCATCGAGCCCGAGGCGGTTATAGATGTAGCCATGAATCGCGGGGGAGAGGCTTGAGGAGATGGGGTGGCCGATTAAGGCGTGGATAAGCACCTAATCACCTCCCTCCTCAACTCCTCGATCCCCACATCAATTAACTCCCACTCCCCCACCCTCTTAACTAGGGGCATCGAGATGGAGTCGCCCCTCTTCTTCTTATCCGCCGATAGAAGCGAAGCCACATCCTCGAAATTCACTGGGGGGGAGCCACAGAGATGCAGGGACTCACATAGTTTAGTGAAGCGCGTCAACGCGGATTCATGCGTTACGCCGAGCCTAACCCCGAGACCCAGTTCACACTTCATTCCCAGGGCCACAGCCTCGCCGTGAGTGATCGAGAAGCCCGTGGCTCCCTCCACCGCGTGGCCAATGGTGTGGCCAAAGTTAAGCACGAATCGCTTCCCCAATTCCTCCCTCTCGTCCTCCTCAACCACCTTAGCCTTAAGGGNCGCCGAGCGCTCCACTACTAGCCGCACCGCCTCGCGCCTCCTGGATAACAACTCATTCACGTGGGACTCAACATAATCATAGAGGCCAGCATCAAGCGTTAAGCCGTACTTAATCACCTCCGCGAGGCCCGAGACGTAGTTCCTCTCATCCAGTGTCTCCACTAGCGTGGGATCAATCAGGACGAGGCGGGGCTGGTGGAAAGTGCCTATCACGTTCTTCACATTGCCGTAATCGACCCCCGTCTTCCCGCCTATGGCTGCATCCACCATGGCCAATAAAGTGGTTGGGACATTCACGTAATCAATGCCCCGCTTATATATTGATGCGGCGAAGCCGGCCACGTCAAGCAGGGAACCGCCGCCCACCGCTATTAATGTGTCCCACCTATCGGCTCCTCTGCTCAGTAATTCCCCTATTATATATATGGCTGTCTCTAGTCGCTTTGATGATTCACCATCCCCCAGCTCAATGGGGTTCCCCCTCATCAAGCCCCTCACGCTGCTCGCCATGACGGTGAAGAGGCGACCCCTCGCGCCCAGGTTCCTAGCCCTCTCCTCAATCTCATCCACGCTTCTCCCCATGCCCCCAATAACTATTCGGGAGGAACCGCACTTGCCGCGCATCTCTATGATCGAATCGCTTGAGATACTGCCCTCACCCTCCTCATTAATTCACCGAATGAGGCCGGCGTTAATTGCTGCTCGGCGTCCGATAAGGCCTTGGCTGGATTAATGTGAACCTCTACTAGAAGCATGTCGGCCCCCGCCGCTACCCCGGCTAATGCAAGCGGCTCCACGTACTCTCGCTTACCGGCGGGGTGGCTTGGATCAATGCAGACGGGTAGGTGGGATAATTTCTTGACGGCGGCAATAGCGCCCACATCCAACGTGAAGCGCAGGGTGTGGTCGAAAGTCCTTATTCCCCTCTCGCATAGCACCACGTTCTCATTGCCTCCCAACAATATGTAATCAGCCGCTGAGAGCCACTCCTCAATGGTCTCCCCAAAGCCCCTCTTCAATATGATGGGCTTATCCGTCTCTCCAAGGGCCTTCAATAACTCGAAGTTCTGGGCATTCCTAGCCCCGACTTGAAACGCATCCACGTACCTGGACGCTGCCTCAATGTAGCGTGGATCGGTGATCTCGCTTATCACGGGTAGCCCAGTCTCGTCGCCAATTCTCCTAAGCAGCTCGAGGCCCCTTAACCCAAGGCCCTGGAAGGAGTACGGACTGGTCCTAGGCTTAAATGCGCCGCCCCTCAGTAATTGGGCGCCCGCCTCCTTAACTGCCACGGCGGTGGACTTGAGTTGATCCTCATCCTCCACGGCGCAGGGACCCGCGGCGACGGCGAGCTCCCCGCCCCCAATAATGACTCCTCCAATCCTAACAGTGCTTGATTTACGCCACTTGGAGCTACTTAATTGGTAATGAGCGCCGGTCATTATTACGTCCCCCTCACCGCTTAACCCAAGCCTCGCGGGATCCTCGTCCGGCCACGCCACCACTAGATCAACCCCATACAGCCTAAGCGCCCTATACTCCAACCCGCTCCGCTCAAGCCTATTCAGCACAGGCTCCACTCCATTTCTTGGAATTATTATCATGAGACGCCACCCAAATCATTCGCTGTCCTAATCATTGCCTCCAGCCCAGCCCTGCGGGCAATGGGCGCATACTCATTATTCGACTGGATCTCCATGACCACGTCCTGGGACAACACGCGCTCCGCCACTGCCAGAGTTGATTTAAGGCTATGCGTAACGAATTGGGAATAATCAATGCCCAACGATAGCGATGCCTCCTCAAGGGCTCTACGCAGCGCCGCCAAGTAGAGGTGATGAATCACCTGCGTGACTGCCATTGCCCTATCATGCGCATCGGCCCCGCTAATCACTACCCTGAATCCGAGGCTCCTCCATAGCCTGGACACGAATTCCAGTGCTGCTCCACTCGTAACCGATGGAGTGACCACTATGGTCTCGTCCCCAACCCGCTCTGGAGAGGTGAAGAGTGGGTGAATGCTGACGTAATTAAAGCCCAACCGCATGGATAAGCCCTCCAATTCCCTGAAGAAGCGGCCCTTCACTGAGAATACATCGCTCACCACCCTACCCGAGGCGCATCTAAGCGAGTCCTGAAACGCGGTGTTGCCCAGTATTGATGGGCGCATCGCTATTATTATGTAATCGCTCTCCATGAATGCATCGCAGGGATCCACCTCCGGGGAACCAAAGAAGTCGGTTAAGTATATTCGCCCCCTCATGAGGGACCGCAGCGATGATGCAACGCGGCCGCTCCCAACTATGGTGACAACCCCCTCCACGGGCGGTAATTGCTGCCTAATTGATTCCCTCATTATTGCGTTGAGTAAATCATCAACGAGGCCCTGGGGGAGGCCGAGATCCGCCGCCATGCTTGCCCATCGACCCTTAACCACTGCCTCCCTATCCTCATCCCGCGGCGATGCGCCCCTCATTGCCTTCACTTCCCCTATCCTCCGCGCTATCTCCATTCTGCGAGCCACTATCCTCAGCAATTCATCATCCAACCTATCTATCTCCATCCGCAACTCATCAAGCATTAGCCTCACCTCGCATTGAGTAAATCCATGGCGGCATTAATTATTGATCTATAATTAACCCCGAAACGCATCAGTAAATCCCTCACGGAGCGCGCGGATCGGCCGAAGCCATGGGCGCCAATCACCCTAATGGGGACGGCGTACCTTGTTGAGAGCAATTCGGCCACGCTTGACCCGAGGCCTCCCTGGGCCATGTGCTCCTCCACAGTTAT encodes the following:
- a CDS encoding 3-deoxy-7-phosphoheptulonate synthase, whose amino-acid sequence is MIIIPRNGVEPVLNRLERSGLEYRALRLYGVDLVVAWPDEDPARLGLSGEGDVIMTGAHYQLSSSKWRKSSTVRIGGVIIGGGELAVAAGPCAVEDEDQLKSTAVAVKEAGAQLLRGGAFKPRTSPYSFQGLGLRGLELLRRIGDETGLPVISEITDPRYIEAASRYVDAFQVGARNAQNFELLKALGETDKPIILKRGFGETIEEWLSAADYILLGGNENVVLCERGIRTFDHTLRFTLDVGAIAAVKKLSHLPVCIDPSHPAGKREYVEPLALAGVAAGADMLLVEVHINPAKALSDAEQQLTPASFGELMRRVRAVSQAIRS